The following DNA comes from Hemibagrus wyckioides isolate EC202008001 linkage group LG05, SWU_Hwy_1.0, whole genome shotgun sequence.
CCCCTGCTGACTGGGCATCTGGACAAAGCAGATGGTTTCTGTAGAattctcttttacacacacacacacaactggagggagggagagagagagagagagagagaaaaggaaggaaggaaggaaggaaggaaggaaggaaggaaggaaggaaggaaggaaggaaggaaggaaggaaggaaggaaggaaggaaggaaggaaggaaggaaagaaagaaagaaagaaagaaagaaagaaagaaagaaagaaagaaagaaagaaagaaagaaagaaagaaagaaagaaagaaagaaagaaagaaagaaagaaagaaagaaagaaagaaagaaagaaagaaagaaagaaagaaagaaagaaagagagtgagtgagtgagtgagtgagtgagtgagtgagtgagtgggaggaTGAGCGGATATTAAAGAGAGAGTGGGAAGCTgaagcgagagagcgagagagagaaagagagagagagagagagagagagagagagagagagagagagatatgaatgtgtgtgtgggtggatggtGACCTCAGTCTCGCTCgtaacacactttcacacaaactTTTTATAAAGCTGTTCAAGCTTCTAGTGCGGTTATTCCTTTTTCTTGCTACAGacatcaaccaatcagaaagcagctcctctgtgtgtgtgtgtgtgtaccttatTGGAGCCCTCCTGCCCTCTCCTGTGTCTGCTGATGCGTTTCGGTACGCTCACTTCATACACCGAGAACTGGGACTTTTGAGATTCTGAACctacacacacggacacacacacacacacacacacacacacaaagagagagagacagacacaaacacacacagagacagacacaaacacacacagagacagacacaaacacacgttaTGGAAAGGAAAACAACTCTTCTATCTCTTATGTGTTTTAATCCTCTTACACCTCAACAACTTACAGATGAtgacaatctctctctctcttacaccttcattctctctctctttctcactccttcattctctctctctttctcactccttcattctctctctctcactccttcacccccccccttctttctttctctctctatcacaatGAATTCAGGGGAATAAATAAGAGGAAGTGTCTATGGTCATTCACTATCTGAtctatcttatatatatatatatatatatatatgtatgtgtgtgtgtgtgtgtgtgtgtgtgtttcttatagCAGTGAATAGATGAAACCAGATTCAGTGATCTGCTGCGCAGGACAGGAGATGGATCAGATTTCTCCTGGGATTCTCTTTAGGTCTTTTCACACCTGAAACATTTCCCTGTGGGATTATAAACTCCGGATAAACAGAATCCTCAGATTTTTTAACCCGGGTTTAACCCTGAATCCTGGCTCCACATAATCTTCATCTTTCACCCTCTACATTCCTAAATCCTGCCTTCTTCTTATTAGCTTATTTGGACACCAACAACTATGCTTCGGATAAAAATCCAGCACATGACCGGTGTGTTATTTAACACGCTTTCACATCcgtgagagggaaaaaaacgtGTCATGGCTCTGGTTAAGCCTCTTGAGATGCACAAAAGcgagaccaaaaaaaaaaatgcactaaTTATTGTTTACAAAACGCTCAGGGTTTCTGTGACATGTGATACGAGGCATGGAGGCAGCGTTCCGGTTCCGATTGCGGTGTCGGTTCTGTTGCTAGGCGACTCGTGGGAAGGTTCTAACAAAGGGATCGGTTCATACTGGACACGTCCGGCGCCGTGatgtgaagatttttttttacgctGTAAAAGCCAAATGAagcagagtttcataacccTGGTAGGAAAAGTCACGTTTTATAACCCCGCCCCTAAATTAGACGTCTGAAACGTTCCTCTATCCACGTGgtaacagcagggtttagagtGATGAGAACCCCGGGATTAAGgtcagtgtgtgaaaagaaaagccATCATGCTAATGAGGAGCTACGTTCCTGCGAGTTGAATATGGTTGgggaaataaattaaattaaaatagaataaaagtgCCAAGAACAACAATTTTATTAAAGCTAAATAACACAAACTGTATAATTAAAAAGataaaactttaataaaaaataactgacaATAATCACACcagtaatatttattattataaaattgaaTACATGTATTATTACCATAATAAATGtactgcttattattattattattcttaaatatttatttatttatttatttatttattaaatatttattatcattattggtGAATAATGGCTACTGTCAAGCCTTCAGGAAACGGACCCATGCCAAAAATATCAGCTTGTGAAGCCTTtacagtttttccacatttttttccTAATTATGTAAAAACTCTAAGAGGTTCCtcatttttctttaaaggaagtgtgtgtgggtgtgttggggggtggggtggaggGCTTAAACTTTTGCACCACTCTCTCTGTGCAGCATCACTCTGTGGGAAAATGACAACCCCCCCCCTGTTTTACCCCAGACAGGGGTGAGAAGCTTTAATGTTAGCTTAATATGTCTGGGAGACGTATTCCCAAAGCGGAACCATATCCGACATTCCCAACCagggcaaaaaataaataaatgaaataaaatgaataaatcactaaatcaatcaataaataaataaaatcaatcgataaaaatctaataatttaaaaaacagaatgtattaataaataaaaaaataaaataaataattaaataaatacgaCTGACGACTTCATTGTTCTTTTTAAACCAGCTAAagataaatctctctctctcacacacacaccacccaatTACATAAAACAGATTACAAGATAAACTAATtatagagaggaaaaaaatgtctttctgcatttttttgtttttgttatttaacttAAAAGTACGGGGGTTTATAATAAGTCCAGCTGTTAGGACACAAGCAATAACAGGGACGGATGTGTTGTTTTCCGGACGCTTCGCAAAATTAAGCGTAATcgtaaacggataaaaagtgtcGTTCTCTAGTTATTAGGAATTCCTTGAATTAAGCCTCATGCGGATCTAAACAAACCTGACAGAAGATGTTAAAGGTGCAAGAGAGAATTTTTGGGGTGGGAAACAGCCCAGAGGATATGCGGAATATGACAAAAATCAAATATACACATGTTTAAAAAGCCCCATATAATGAAAACGAGACGCCACTCTAGAGCAAGACACGCCCCCAGAGGCGGGACATATTCACCCTAGAGAGCTTTTAATTGGACGAACGCAAGACTAGTACAGGATGAGTCGTGGAAACGTTTTTCGTTGCTTTCCTGTAAGACTGAGATGATTTTATCATATTGATGGTCATTGCATTAAGAAACTGGGATAAAAACGCACCAGTTTGGATTCCAGGGACACTTTTAAAAGCAAGTAAATGTCAAAGAAGATGGAGAAGATATTTTTCTAGATAGAAAAGTGAAAAAGTAAAGATATAAAGGTGTGATTTGTTGTGGCAGGACAGCTCGAGACAGATGTTTAGGACTGGACCTGAACTGTGAcgtaaataaaaatgactaacTTGCTTCAAAGCTTTCCCAGATTAAAGTCTCCTTACCTCCAGTGCTGTCGAAGAGCACAAGCAGTAGGCAGATGATCTGGAAGTGAGGAGATAAAACCCCAGCCATGGCTTTCTGTCAGCTTTTTAGTTCTTTCTCCAGGCGTCACTGATCAACACTCTTCCACATAACGCTCCTCTGAAGGGGGAGAAAGCTGTGAACTACCTGCTCATTTCTCTCTTAGTTCGGCTTCGCGTTCAGCTAGTTTTTAAACAGCTACAAGCTCCTCTTAATGAAAGGACGTTTTTCAAAGTAATCCTCTCATCGATGGCGCCGCTGTTGCCTCGTAAATCCGACAGAAACGAACAGATCGAGTCACAGATTTCGTACGCGAGGTAGCGTTCTACTACACAGCGCCCGAGTGCGCATGCCCAAGAAATCCCTTCTACTTCCCAAGCTCAGCTACTTCATAAGGATAATCCCCGCCTCCTGCGCTGCTACAATTGGCTGATGGGCTGCGAGATCATTTTCTGATTGGACAGCTCATGTCACCGTAGACACCACAGATTTTGcgattttaaataataatcataataataatatattttttacttaGAATAGAATATGATCTATATAAGTagaatatgatttattattaataatggtTTTAATATATGACTTTAGGTCTAAAATATGTCGCTAAATTAATTTTGttagaaacaaaattaaatgaaGTACTTCGTGTTTCCACGCTGTAACCGCACATTTACCGAAGTGATGAAATAATCACGCATTTTAAACAAAGaatgattaaaataacatttaacttctgattctttaatatttaaatactaTTCTGTGGCCAAAGGAAACATTGCCATACACAAACCTAAATTAATCTGTGTATACTGTAGATAGTGTACTTACTTTATGTTAAGAATGTTAGAGACAGTCAACAAATTACAAAACACTTCTATAGCCAACAAATAATTCCTTTGCTGTTGTCGTTTTAATTATATAGTATTATCATGCATACAAtatatcttttctttttatttaattattattatttgttattccTTCATAATACATGTATCTACGCAGAATATCAGGTTGTTCGTTTTTAATTAAGGTCACAAATTGTACCCCGATCCCTTACGTTTGGCAGTGTAGCCGAAGACGTTTTCGTTTCTGTCGTTCAATATAGTCAGGCTTAACACTGtaagtacagtatattattgaatatatcttgtttttttttctatttaaaaacccATAAATGTATAGATACACTCCAGTACCCTGACTACAAATCCACTTAGCCGAGCTGTTTAGTCGTTATTTGATGCTAGCGCTGATGTTTTGCTAGTTAGCACGTTAGCTTCTTCCCGATGTAGTCCTTTTGCACGAACTACATCTACCAAAGAGCATCACtgtcgaccaatcagaattaaccgtgtttttcactcatttctagtcctatttgtttattaaatggACTTGaatacaactttttttttttttttttttaaagtgaaagTAACTGAAATGAAATTGGAATTTACTTCCGGCATCAGTCTGACGTTGTGTGACGTCATCGGACCGCCTTCGTTTTTAGGCTCCAGTGATCCTCCAAGTAAGCAGGATGGACGAAGCTGTGGAGAAAGAGGTGAAGAGGATGCTGAATGGAGAAGGGCGGGAGGTTCCAGACCTGGACTCCGTGCCTGATCATGCGCAGGCTGTAACCCTGAAAAGAAACATCTGCTACATAGTGAGCGCTGTCATCTTCAACTCTGAGGTGAGGATTGTTAACATACACATATGCAACACTTAACATCTGGAGATAAATATGCATCGCACTGCAGTAactgtgtatacgtgtgtgttgGCTGTAGGGCAATGTGCTGATGGTGCAGGAAGCGAAGAGGGACTGTTATGGTTACTGGTACCTCCCTGCAGGCCGCATGGAGGCGGGCGAGAGCATCCGTGATGCTCTGCGCAGGGAGGTAAAAGAAGAGGCGGGGTTTGAGTGTGAGCCAATCACCATGCTGCTGGTACAGGAACAGTGGCGAAACTGGATCCGCTTCACCTTCCTCGCCGAGGTCACAGGTCAGCTTTATCATTCAGGCATATAcaccataacattgtgaccagtGACAggggaagtgaataagactgagtatctcctcatcatggcacctgttagtgggtgggatatattaggcagcaagtcaacattttgtccttaaagttgatgtgttagaagcaggaaaaatggacaagcgtaaggatttgagcgagtttgatgaagggccaaattgtgacggcgACTAGATGACTGgagcagagcatctccaaaactgcagctcttgtggggtgttcccggtctgcagtggtcagtatctgtgaAAAGTGTCCTTCAAGTCcatcttggttccagataccacagcacaccttcaggaatctagtggagtccatgcctagacaggtcagggctgttttggcagcaaatgggggaccaacacaatattagggcaggtggtcataaagttatgcctgatcagtgtaatatAATCAGTTGTAGATGTTGGAGGATTCTGCTACTGTTTAAAAAGCAGCATATAAAAAAGCGTGTGCCAAAAGATTAATCATAAATGTTAAGAGGTCTGTTGAAAAGCTACAAAGTTCCTGTAAATAATTTCACACAAATATTTCACTCTTCTTGTCTGCTCACTATTTCAACATAGAGTTAAGCCATCACTTTAGCTTTTATAATAAAACATAGAACAAGAATAAAAATCATGATCATGATCTCATCTTccatagaaaatataaaagaagtgagggaattcagtgagtcagtgcTTGAAGATGGTGTAATAGTAAAGCTTCTTCTCTctgtccactagggggcagccTGAAGACGATAGCCGAGGCCGACTCGGAGTCTCTGCAGGCTCAGTGGTGGGATCGAAAGGCTCCTCTTACTCTGCGTGGCCAGGACATACTGAGTCTCATCGACGCTGGAGTGAGATATCGCCAGAAGCCCTGGTTCCCCGTTTCTCTCCCCGTGAACATGCCTTGCTCTGTGGTGTGCCAGCGGCCGCTCTTTGTCTTCAGCTGCGAGGAGCGATTATGGCTGCTTCTCGCTAAGCACACAGCGGGTTCTGAGACACGCCTTCACCTTCCCGTGATCGTCTCAGAGAAAGGCTATTCGATCGAATGGGCGGGGTACAAATTCGTCAAGGACTGCATGCAGGCGATGCATCGCGCACTGCACTTTAACATGCTGGGGATTCTGGGAGTGCAGCATGATGGCAGAGTCCTGGGCCAATCCGATGGGATCTGTTTCAATACGTTCGCAACTCTGGACCCTTCAGTGGAAGGGGCGGAGCTCAGCAGCCCGCCGCTGCCGGACAACGAGATGTATACGTGGTGCGAAGTGACTAATCAGAGCCTGAAAGGGCAGATACTACAGCGGTTAAAGGACAGATCATTCCCGCCCATGAAGAGTCTCTAATGATTGGCTTTTGACTTATTAACCACAACAGAGTCAAGCTAATGACCGCTGTAGATTAACAGTAGATAATCAGTAGATTAACAAAAGTAGTGGTAGGTTAAAAAGATTAACCGTTATCTTTTAATGCTTAACTATTACTGATTGGTTCAGGGCTATAAATCTATATCACTACAAGTGTGTGAGTATCGTTGTACTCGGAAGAGACAAAATATGTTTTGTATAGAAATGAAAAATGCTGGAGTTTGCCTTTAAGTGCTATGACACACAAAAAATGTACCAGGTATCAAACACGATATACCTTTCTGTTTTGTAATAAATCAATTTACTGATGTCATGATTGTCATCttcatgtgtacacacagatCAGATTTACGCGTCCAGTCCTTCAACAAGAAACACTGAATTCATCGaaggaacaaaacacacacatgaacctGTGCATGAAGCCACACAGAGTCTGAGAATATCAGAGTTTACATCACAGCCATAAGGACTGAGACTACTTTAGGAATATACATACAGAAACATCTGCAGATTTTTACTGTCTGGTTCagcaattaaaacaaatattaataaacGTCCACATGCAAACGTATCACACTTAAAGTCTTTTTCCATACAGATTTCAAAGCCTACAATATGTTATCAttatgatataaataataatataagacTAATGTGCAGAAAAGGCTCGAGTCTCCTAAACATGTCACTGAGAAATGATCAGCTAAATCATTAAATACGTGTTAAAGGTGATAATTAAAGGCGATCACTATGGGAAACTTGATGAGGAGAACAAAATGGAGTAAGAAAGATGAAATGAGAGATGTGTGATAGCTCAGGATCCTCCAAACTCAggttaatttaatatatatcttAATATTTAATGTGCAAAATGTGAGCATGAGCACTAGGATTCGATACCGTCGCTACCCGTGCCCATTTTGCGCTCTTTGGGATTAGGCTCAGAAGTAGAGCAGCTGATTATGcgtatatattttatgtaactCACGATGAGCGTATGTTTAATATTCTCCGTTTCATGACATGTACAGATAAAGGTGATCTTCTCTACCAGACTATATTAATGCTCCAATCCAGCTAACTATGCCAAGTACCCCTTCTGCAGAACCAAAAGTCCAGGGGGTGGAGTTAGACCCGATCCAGCTCTGCCTACCTGGGCAGATTTGAATCAAAAATCAAAGGGGGTGGGATTAGTACTGATCCAGCTCCTTCTACCTGTTTAGATTTGAATAAAAAATCCAGGAGGTGGAGTTTGACCTGATCTAACTCCTCCTACCTGGAcagatttgaataaaaaatCCAGGGGGTGGAGTTAGACCAGATCCAGCTCCTACCTGGGCagatttgaataaaataaatcaagggGTGGAGTTAGACCAGATCCAGCTCCTACCTGGGCagatttgaataaaataaatcaagggGTGGAGTTACACCTGATCCAGCTACTCTTACCTAGGcagatttgaataaaaaatCCAGGGGGTGGAGTTAGACCTGATCCAACTCAGCTCACCAGGGaagatttgatttaaaaaaacaagggGTGGAGTCAGACTGAATCTAGCTCCTCCCACCTAGGCCTGGGCAGACTTGAATCAGAAGTCCAGTGGGTGGAGCTGGTTGGATCAGGTCCAGCTCCACCCTTTTGGACGTTAGGTTCAGCAGCGAGGTTTAACTTGACTCTACCAGTTTCTATAAAAATAACATGCATTAAAAGATTTTATCAAAGCAGAAGAACTTCAATTTTGGttgaaaatagtttttaaaactTATCTGACTAAAAATAAGAGTATTGACTCCTGTGTATAAAAATACACCATATAAATACTAAATAAGGCCACTGCATCTTTATAACATTCCGATGGATATATAAATATCTTTAGAGACATTTTTTCAgttttagtgtttgtgtagtgacTGAGGAAGAACTCACCTTCAtcactttaaacatttttctctGATGTTAAGTCATTAATTATCATTGTTCACCCAGTCGATTCTCACTGCATGTCTCGAAAGGGAAGGTTGAAACCCCCAACCATGTGACCTGCATCAGTACTGACCCTTACTGTACCTGTGTGGGCGGAAAGTGACCCATGCCAGTGTATCGTACCCTGCAGTGACAGTCTCGCATTTCCTCTGTGCAAACACGTGTGAACTCTGAAGCACCTGaagtttctgtgtttatttacgGTGCTGGGAGATGCTCCTGATCGACCACAGGGAGTTTGACGAAGGCGATGGCTGCCAGCTCCTTACAGAACTCCTCCAGTACGATCACGCCCTTCAACAGGGTGCAGTGATCCGCTCTGGACATGAGGGAGGACAAAGGAATCAGAAATCAGACATGACACTGATCATGAGAGCACTTTCACACAGTGTTGAGATATTAAACAGAAATGAGGTGGGGCTCATCAAACCTTCAGCATTTAATCAGTACACTTTACtctgaattcttgattctgattggtcagaaagcagATCTCTTTTTCTGATCtgttttacattaaataaattctaaataaacatataactattaaatatatacattaaaatgtgtgttttgatgatgacAGTTCGTTGTAGTCGGTGGTGAATTCCTCTAACAATTCTGGAAGGAGACTCCAATGTCAGCGCTTTATAACTAATTTAAAAGAGGTGAAGATGTGATGCTTTACACctgcaataacaaaacaaataaaatgctgGAATATACAcccaccaggcataacattatgaccacatagGCACCCTGACTGATCTGcaaacaaactgtcctgcactgtgtattctgacacctttctatcagaaccagcattaacttcttcagcaatttgaacaacagtagctcgtctgttggatcggatcacacgggccagccttcgctccccacgtgcatcaatgagccttgaccgcccatgaccctgtcgccggttcaccactgttccttccttggaccacttttgatagatactgaccactgcagaccaggaacaccccacaagagctgcagttttggagatgctctgatccagtggtcaagccatcacaatttgtctcttcatcaaactcgctcaaatccttacgcttgtccatttttcctgtctctaacatcaactttgaggagaaaatgttgacttgttgcctaatatatcccacccactaacaggtgccatgatgaggagatcatcagtcttattcatggcacctctcagtggtcataatgttatgccagatcagTGTAATGGACAAATGTTCAACAGTTGTCTAGCTACTATGTAAtaagcagaataaaaaataaaaaaaactaagtCATGTCCAAGTCATAGCCATGTCTAAGACATGTCCAAGTCATGTCTGTTCCTAATCACACCAACTTGCCACTGATCATTTTCCTATGAGTGTACACCTCATCATGTTTATTCCTTACTTTATATTGGTCTCCAAGACACCTTCGTCTATACTTTGTACTTTTAACACTAGTCAGATCGAACCAAACACTCGGTCTTACACAGTCTCCTCCTCGAGGCCTATGAGCTGTTTCCTGACGGAGATGAGTCTCTGGGTGAAGTCTGGGATGTGCTGGATCCTCTGCATCAGCTCGCCGATCACCTACAGCAAGAAACGGGAAACACGGTGAGAAATGAGTAAAGATTTGATACCTACTTTCCTACAGATTAGCAATGTATAGCTCTGTTACAGGATGGTgaattctcattattattattattattattattattattattattattattattattattatgtttagcTATGTAACAAACATTATATAATTATGCTTTCCTGCTTTAAAATgttagatcacacacacaccaatcaggcataacattatgaccacctgcctaatattgtgttgctcccccttttgatgccaaaacagccctgacccatcgaggcatggactccactagatccctgaaagtgtgctgtggtatctggcaccaagatgttagcagcagatcctttaagtcttagACTTAAAGGATATTTACAGGACATTTGAtgaatactgaccactgcagaccgggaacaccccacaagagctgcagttttggagatgctctgatccagttgtctagccatcacaatttggtccttcgtcaaactcactcaaatccttacgcttgtccatttttcctataacattttcttctaacatcaactctgaggacaaaatgttgacttgctgcctaatacactatattgccaaaagtattcgctcacctgccttgactcgcatatgaacttaagtgacatcccattcctaatccatagggttcaatatgacgttggtccaccctttgcagctataacaccttcaactcttctgggaaggctgtccacaaggtttaggagtgtgtttatgggaatttttgaccattcttccagaagcgcatttgtgaggtcacacactgatgttggacgagaaggcctggctctcagtctccgctctaattcatcccaaaggtgttctatcgggttgaggtcaggactctgtgcaggccagtcaagttcatccacaccagactctgtcatccatgtctttatggaccttgctttgtgcactggtgcacagtcatgttggaagaggaaggggccagctccaaactgttcccacaaagttgggagcatggaattgtccaaaatgtcttggtatgctgaagcattcagagttcctttcactggaactaaggggccaagcccagctcctgaaaaacaaccccacaccataatcccccctccaccaaactttacacttggcacaatgcagtcagacaagtaccgttctcctggcaaccgccaaacccagactcgtccatcagattgccagatggagaagcgcgattcgtcactccagagaacgcgtctccactgctctagagtccagtggcggcgtgctttacaccactgcatccgacgctttgcattgcacttggtgatgtatggcttggatgcagctgctcggccatggaaacccattccatgaagctctctgcgcactgttcttgagctaatctgaaggccacatgaagtttggaggtctgtagcgattgactctgcagaaagttggtgacctcttcacactatgcgcctcagcatccgctgaccccgctccgtcagtttacgtggcctaccacttcgtggctgagttgctgtcgttcccaaacacttccacgttcttataatacagctgacagttgactgtggaatatttaggagcgaggaaatttcacgactggatttgttgcacaggtggcatcctatcacagttccacgctggaattcactgagctcctgagagcgacccattctttcacaaatgtttgtaaaaacagtctgcatgcctaggtgcttgattttatacacctgtggccatggaagtgactggaacacccgattctgattatttggatgggtgagcgaatacttttggcaatatagtgtatattccaccactaacaggtgccatgatgaggagatcatcagtgttactcacttcacctctcagtggtcataatgttatgcctgattggtgtaatataaatatttccatGTTAAGCTTAGAGAAAGTGTGAAATGTAGATAAATTTGGAGTAAAAACACTTGTTATATAAGTTACACAAGTTACTTATAAGTTGCTTTACTCTAAAGTTTTAGAGAGTTTTACCAGACATGGGCGATGTGACcaacagagaagaaaagaaaagaaaaacgctCACACGGACGAGTGTAGAGAAGAGCGAGCGAGCTCTGGGGCTCAGGCTGATGTAAGGGTCCAGCAGGTACTCGTGAAGATGAGGGTGAGGAAACACGGCCAGCTGAGACAGCACCGACGTCACCTGCAGGTTCAGCTCATACGGCTGACACGAACACAGAGGAGGAAATGGTGATGTGAAGAGAATGTGAAGATCATTTACTCTGGATAAATAtgagacagtaaaaaaaatcacagctaCCTGCTCAAGGATGCGTGCGATTCTGTCTAAGAGCACTTTGAGGAAGTGGCCTTCGTAGAAGTCTGCACTGCTGGAGTGGACTTCAGGAGGTTTCGGAGCATCGGGCCAACCCCAGTCCGCAGAAACAGCCGAACACTCTTTCAGCTGGGAaacgagagagagggagggagagagagagagagagagagactgagttaATCTAACagcacactctctcatactaaTGAACTTTGCTTCAAATTTTAACAAGGCATTGCACTGATATACACCTAACTAATAAGTACAGTAGTCATTTACAGTAGTATTTTACCCGATGG
Coding sequences within:
- the nudt18 gene encoding 8-oxo-dGDP phosphatase NUDT18 codes for the protein MDEAVEKEVKRMLNGEGREVPDLDSVPDHAQAVTLKRNICYIVSAVIFNSEGNVLMVQEAKRDCYGYWYLPAGRMEAGESIRDALRREVKEEAGFECEPITMLLVQEQWRNWIRFTFLAEVTGGSLKTIAEADSESLQAQWWDRKAPLTLRGQDILSLIDAGVRYRQKPWFPVSLPVNMPCSVVCQRPLFVFSCEERLWLLLAKHTAGSETRLHLPVIVSEKGYSIEWAGYKFVKDCMQAMHRALHFNMLGILGVQHDGRVLGQSDGICFNTFATLDPSVEGAELSSPPLPDNEMYTWCEVTNQSLKGQILQRLKDRSFPPMKSL